A stretch of Acropora muricata isolate sample 2 chromosome 7, ASM3666990v1, whole genome shotgun sequence DNA encodes these proteins:
- the LOC136922884 gene encoding melatonin receptor type 1A-like → MSAQMTFPSAMSERTVLSIATESTIFILINITAILGNCFVLAAISRKPSLRKIANWYILTLALADLFVAVTCMPLTVGASLKGEWIYSDVICQIQGLVLHIWAVFSLTIVAATAVQRYYRVIRPVRFRELFTKTFIVLMVISCFVLSTAAVVALVLALEAPFKFTPHFFCTPHFPDQKAKKAAALSVFVGFIAIPCSILLFCYFKVYRAVRRHLVLVMPNLRPRQRLHSDMNLSTRVEEMKTTKIVLAIITVFCVLWIPMCIIGAFYVYKVFLPRWVHLMYDYLKLMTATTNPLIYGFMNKSFRAEYARIVRCNERGNGTAHLG, encoded by the coding sequence ATGTCAGCGCAAATGACATTTCCGTCCGCCATGTCTGAACGAACTGTCTTGTCTATCGCGACGGAATCAACAATATTCATCTTAATCAACATCACCGCTATTTTAGGAAATTGCTTTGTGCTAGCAGCTATTTCAAGGAAGCCAAGCCTTCGAAAAATCGCAAATTGGTACATATTAACATTGGCATTGGCTGATTTGTTCGTGGCGGTCACGTGTATGCCACTGACCGTGGGCGCTTCTTTAAAAGGAGAATGGATCTACAGCGACGTCATTTGTCAAATTCAGGGTCTCGTGTTACATATATGGGCAGTTTTCTCGTTGACAATCGTTGCCGCTACAGCAGTACAACGCTATTATAGAGTGATCAGGCCGGTTCGTTTTAGAGAACTTTTTACCAAGACATTTATCGTTTTGATGGTTAtctcttgctttgttttgtcaactgCTGCTGTGGTGGCATTGGTTCTTGCATTAGAAGCGCCATTTAAGTTTACACCTCATTTTTTCTGCACTCCACATTTTCCCGACCAAAAAGCCAAGAAAGCAGCGGCGTTGTCAGTGTTTGTGGGTTTTATAGCTATTCCGTGTTCAATATTGCTCTTTTGCTATTTCAAAGTTTATCGCGCCGTCCGCAGACACTTGGTTCTTGTCATGCCAAATCTAAGACCACGACAGCGACTGCATTCGGACATGAATCTCTCAACTCGAGTGGAAGAGATGAAGACGACTAAAATAGTCTTGGCGATTATCACGGTCTTCTGCGTTCTATGGATTCCTATGTGCATAATTGGGGCGTTTTACGTCTATAAAGTTTTCCTGCCTCGATGGGTACATTTGATGTACGATTACTTAAAGCTTATGACGGCCACTACGAATCCACTGATTTACGGGTTCATGAACAAGTCTTTTCGCGCGGAGTACGCTCGGATAGTGAGGTGCAATGAACGAGGTAATGGGACAGCTCATCTCGGTTAA
- the LOC136922885 gene encoding melatonin receptor type 1A-like — protein sequence MSAQMRFAAAVSERTVLSIATESTIFILINITAILGNCFALAAISRNPKLRKIANWYILTLAIADLFVAVTCMPLTVGAAIKGEWVYRNVICEIQGFVFQTWAFFSLTIVAATAVHRYFRVVRPVRFREIFTQTFTVLMVVSCLVLSTAAVVALRFSLNAPFTFGPHFFCTPNFPQQKTTKAAALSVFLGFIAIPSLILLFCYFKVYRAVRRHVILVMPNLRPQQQGQLEKKLTNRVEEIKTTKLVFAIITVFCILWIPLSIIGALYVSDVILPRWGHLMYDYLTFMTAATNPLIYGFMTKSFRAEYALIVRCNKQGHGTAHFG from the coding sequence ATGTCAGCGCAAATGAGATTTGCGGCCGCCGTGTCGGAGCGAACAGTCTTGTCCATCGCGACGGAATCTACAATATTCATCTTAATCAACATCACCGCTATTCTAGGAAACTGTTTTGCGTTAGCAGCTATCTCAAGGAATCCAAAGCTTCGAAAAATCGCAAACTGGTACATATTAACATTGGCAATAGCTGACTTGTTCGTGGCGGTCACGTGTATGCCCCTGACCGTGGGCGCTGCCATTAAAGGGGAATGGGTCTATAGGAACGTCATTTGTGAAATTCAAGGTTTCGTGTTTCAAACATGGGCGTTTTTCTCGTTGACAATCGTTGCAGCTACAGCAGTGCATCGCTATTTCAGAGTGGTCCGACCGGTTCGTTTTCGAGAAATTTTTACGCAGACATTTACTGTTTTGATGGTTGtatcttgccttgttttgtCAACCGCCGCTGTGGTGGCATTGCGTTTTTCATTAAACGCACCGTTTACGTTTGGACCTCATTTTTTCTGCACTCCAAACTTTCCCCAACAAAAAACTACGAAAGCGGCGGCGTTGTCAGTGTTTCTGGGTTTTATAGCAATTCCGTCTTTAATATTGCTCTTTTGCTATTTCAAAGTTTATCGCGCCGTCCGCAGACACGTGATTCTAGTCATGCCAAATCTAAGACCACAACAGCAAGGACAATTGGAGAAGAAACTCACAAATCGAGTGGAAGAGATAAAGACGACTAAACTAGTCTTTGCGATCATCACGGTCTTTTGCATTCTATGGATTCCTTTGAGCATAATTGGGGCGCTTTACGTGTCTGACGTTATATTGCCTCGATGGGGACATTTGATGTACGATTACTTGACCTTCATGACGGCAGCTACCAATCCGCTCATTTACGGATTCATGACGAAGTCTTTTCGCGCAGAGTACGCTTTGATAGTGAGATGCAATAAACAAGGCCACGGGACAGCTCATTTCGGTTAA